The following proteins come from a genomic window of Elusimicrobiota bacterium:
- a CDS encoding deoxyribodipyrimidine photo-lyase, with translation MKPFPASRRVRALNAAPPGPGPVVYWMSRDQRVAANWALLHARALAGERGVPLGVVFCLTENFPGATRRAYDFMLGGLEALEARLAALKIPFFLLIGDPPATLAAFVVKNKIGAVVTDFDPLRIKRRWKSRLAETLPVAFIEVDAHNVVPAWVASPKREYGAHTLRPKIHKLLEEFLTDFPPLAAATVPWTTPVPRVNWARVKVAPRVDERVGPVARWTPGEAAGAKKMGRFLTDGLSAYAEQRNDPTRAGPSDLSPYLHFGQVSAQKLAWEVRRRALDTPSGGAFLEELIVRRELADNFCWYNERYDAFEGFPDWAKKTLNAHRRDKRAWLYTRAQFENAATHDALWNAAQREMVVKGKTHGYMRMYWAKKILEWSESPEEALATAIELNDRYELDGRDPNGYAGVAWSIGGVHDRPWFDRPVYGQIRYMSEGGCRSKFNVDRYIATVDE, from the coding sequence TTGAAACCCTTTCCCGCCTCGCGACGGGTCCGCGCCCTCAACGCCGCGCCTCCCGGTCCCGGGCCGGTGGTCTATTGGATGAGTCGTGACCAACGCGTGGCCGCCAATTGGGCCCTGTTGCACGCGCGGGCGCTGGCGGGGGAGCGGGGCGTGCCCCTGGGGGTCGTCTTTTGCTTGACCGAAAACTTCCCCGGCGCCACCCGCCGGGCCTACGATTTTATGCTGGGCGGCCTGGAGGCGTTGGAGGCGCGTCTCGCCGCCCTTAAAATCCCGTTTTTCCTTTTGATCGGGGACCCGCCGGCGACGTTGGCCGCCTTTGTCGTCAAAAACAAAATCGGCGCCGTGGTGACGGATTTCGATCCCCTTCGAATCAAACGACGATGGAAATCGCGTTTGGCGGAAACCCTTCCTGTGGCCTTCATCGAGGTGGACGCCCACAACGTCGTGCCCGCTTGGGTGGCGTCCCCCAAACGGGAATACGGGGCCCACACCCTGCGGCCCAAAATCCATAAGTTGTTGGAGGAATTCCTGACGGATTTTCCGCCGTTGGCGGCGGCGACCGTTCCCTGGACGACGCCGGTTCCCCGGGTGAATTGGGCGCGCGTGAAGGTCGCCCCGCGGGTGGACGAGCGGGTGGGCCCGGTGGCGCGCTGGACGCCGGGGGAGGCGGCGGGCGCAAAAAAGATGGGGCGGTTCCTGACCGATGGTCTGTCCGCCTACGCGGAACAACGCAACGACCCGACGCGCGCGGGCCCATCGGATCTGTCGCCCTATTTGCACTTCGGTCAGGTTTCGGCGCAAAAATTGGCTTGGGAGGTTCGCCGCCGGGCGCTCGACACCCCGTCGGGGGGCGCCTTTCTGGAGGAGTTGATCGTTCGCCGGGAGTTGGCGGACAATTTTTGTTGGTACAACGAGCGCTACGACGCCTTCGAGGGGTTCCCCGATTGGGCGAAAAAAACCCTCAACGCCCACCGGCGCGACAAGCGGGCTTGGCTCTACACCCGCGCGCAATTTGAAAACGCGGCGACCCACGACGCCCTTTGGAACGCCGCCCAACGGGAAATGGTCGTCAAGGGGAAAACCCACGGCTATATGCGGATGTACTGGGCGAAGAAAATCTTGGAATGGTCGGAGAGTCCTGAAGAGGCCCTGGCGACCGCCATTGAGCTCAACGACCGCTACGAACTTGACGGGCGGGACCCCAACGGGTACGCGGGCGTGGCCTGGTCCATCGGCGGCGTCCACGACCGGCCCTGGTTCGACCGCCCGGTATACGGCCAAATTCGTTACATGAGCGAAGGGGGATGCCGCTCGAAATTCAATGTCGACCGTTACATCGCGACCGTCGATGAATAG
- a CDS encoding SRPBCC family protein, producing the protein MAWPPHVFESAFLLPRPRSEVFPFFANAENLERLTPRELRFKILTPTPITIQTGALIDYRIRLFGFPLRWRTGISLWNPPFEFVDTQLKGPYAQWVHHHVFDEKGPRETRIRDRVTYRLPLDPLGRVGLPLVRRELKRIFEFRRRAVADAFGVDARPC; encoded by the coding sequence ATGGCTTGGCCCCCGCACGTTTTTGAATCGGCGTTCCTTTTGCCCCGGCCCCGGTCGGAGGTCTTTCCCTTTTTCGCCAACGCCGAAAATCTTGAGCGCCTGACTCCCCGGGAACTCCGTTTCAAAATCCTCACCCCCACGCCCATCACGATTCAAACGGGGGCCCTCATCGATTACCGGATACGGCTTTTTGGTTTTCCGCTTCGCTGGCGGACCGGAATCTCCCTCTGGAACCCGCCTTTTGAATTCGTCGACACCCAATTGAAGGGGCCCTACGCCCAATGGGTCCACCATCATGTGTTCGATGAAAAAGGGCCCCGCGAAACCCGGATAAGGGACCGCGTGACGTACCGGCTGCCTTTGGATCCCTTGGGACGTGTGGGCCTGCCCTTGGTGCGCCGCGAATTGAAGCGCATTTTCGAATTCCGCCGCCGCGCGGTGGCCGATGCCTTCGGGGTCGATGCGCGCCCGTGTTGA